The Natator depressus isolate rNatDep1 chromosome 8, rNatDep2.hap1, whole genome shotgun sequence genome window below encodes:
- the LOC141992772 gene encoding serine protease inhibitor Kazal-type 6-like: MKTAGVFMVLPLVLLCCFSGIASEPPNQLQNDCSAYPEAKGQTFLCTTEYRPVCGTNGVTYNNICFLCTRKWETGGKFNLLHEGVCMKKIDCSKYSRTKDPRKISCPRIYAPVCGTDGVTYSNECLLCAEIMITGVNIGIKHEGICNRKVNLHILYLH, encoded by the exons ATGAAGACAGCTGGTGTCTTCATGGTCCTCCCTCTGGTACTTTTATGTTGCTTCTCAG GTATTGCCAGTGAACCTCCGAATCAG TTGCAGAATGATTGCAGTGCTTATCCAGAAGCAAAGGGCCAAACCTTCCTCTGTACGACAGAGTACCGTCCTGTCTGTGGCACCAATGGTGTGACGTACAACAACATATGTTTTTTGTGCACCAGAAAATG GGAAACTGGAGGCAAGTTTAACCTACTGCATGAGGGAGTATGTATGAAAAAG ATTGATTGCAGTAAATACTCACGAACAAAAGACCCACGCAAGATATCCTGCCCACGAATCTATGCACCAGTCTGTGGAACTGATGGTGTCACTTATAGCAATGAATGTCTGCTGTGTGCAGAAATCAT GATAACTGGAGTTAACATTGGCATAAAACATGAAGGCATATGTAACCGAAAGGTAAATCTACACATATTATATTTACACTAA